A stretch of the Erinaceus europaeus chromosome 1, mEriEur2.1, whole genome shotgun sequence genome encodes the following:
- the MZT2B gene encoding mitotic-spindle organizing protein 2B isoform X1 has product MAAPGAGPGLEVALQKLALRRKKVLSAEEMELYELAQAAGGAIDPDVFKILVDLLKLNVAPLAVFQMLKSMCAGQRPPSESQDPTAGTLPPSSLPETREASFLSAENCKPPARPSFSSAPRPAASPVLLHSSAAAYSPLSPGPPSSLRFSCCLFSPFAGCVYWFISGGWCALLFPWKPLWSQKARAAFGFRSAGCSLAVQLRDCGQFCSSFARTAYTILECDQCH; this is encoded by the exons ATGGCGGCGCCGGGAGCGGGGCCGGGCTTGGAGGTCGCCCTGCAGAAGCTGGCGCTCCGGCGGAAGAAGGTGCTGAGCGCCGAGGAGATGGAGCTGTACGAGCTGGCGCAGGCGGCGGGAGGCGCCATCGACCCCGACGTGTTCAA GATCCTGGTGGACCTGCTGAAGCTGAACGTGGCGCCCCTCGCCGTCTTCCAGATGCTCAAGTCCATGTGTGCCGGCCAGCGGCCGCCGAGTGAATCCCAGGACCCCACGGCCGGGACGCTGCCGCCATCGAGCCTCCCCGAGACCAGAG aggcctcctttctctctgctgAGAACTGTAAACCCCCTGCAAGGCCCTCCTTTTCCTCAGCCCCACGGCCTGCGGCCTCTCCAGTTCTGCTCCACAGCTCGGCTGCCGCGTACTCGCCTCTATCTCCAGGGCCCCCCAGTTCCCTCCGGTTCTCTTGCTGCCTGTTCTCTCCTTTTGCAGGTTGCGTTTATTGGTTTATCTCTGGGGGTTGGTGTGCTCTCTTGTTTCCATGGAAACCCCTGTGGTCCCAGAAAGCCAGAGCAGCCTTTGGCTTCAGGTCTGCAGGCTGTTCTCTTGCTGTGCAGCTTAGAGACTGTGGGCAGTTTTGTAGCTCATTTGCCAGGACAGCTTACACAATTCTTGAATGTGACCAATGTCACTGA